The Daucus carota subsp. sativus chromosome 9, DH1 v3.0, whole genome shotgun sequence genome window below encodes:
- the LOC108202131 gene encoding uncharacterized protein LOC108202131, with translation MVNVKELCWIVLPLFMLLILFSGYIYYACREQGSYHRHVIVVTDRITALFSMIRSFIKNVSSELNRNKAEYLNVAHKLALVALSKSATGDADIWKVYWMTSFATFAICCYCLKLFVERKRAQLTPSSQSVTPPKTEKVLTTTNALDFIVLVSYLRLAFVYFMELNLKNHPSENIWKDLSYATKICIDVAGVLIILMIIIEIANTEQQVEDQSVADPPKAVLWAVKNQSVVVVMKDVKNPSNAEDADLLKVPIYIDDLESQLSADANKQKVALQIDGKNET, from the exons ATGGTTAACGTGAAGGAATTATGCTGGATTGTGCTGCCtctttttatgttattaatCTTGTTTTCTGGTTATATTTACTATGCATGCAGGGAGCAAGGCAGCTACCACCGCCACGTCATCGTCGTCACTGACAGAATCACTGCTTTGTTTTCGATGATCCGAAGCTTCATCAAGAACGTCTCTTCTGAG TTGAACAGAAATAAAGCTGAATATCTGAATGTTGCACATAAGCTAGCACTCGTTGCTTTATCCAAGTCTGCAACAGGGGATGCAGATATTTGGAAAGTTTACTGGATGACAAGCTTTGCGACATTTGCAATTTGCTGTTACTGTCTAAAGCTCTTTGTGGAAAGAAAGAGAGCTCAACTTACTCCATCATCCCAATCCGTCACTCCACCCAAAACTGAAAAAGTTCTCACCACAACAAATGCTTTAGATTTTATAGTTCTTGTGTCATATCTTCGACTTGCTTTTGTCTATTTCATGGAGcttaatttgaaaaatcatccttCGGAAAATATTTGGAAAGATCTTTCATATGCTACAAAAATATGTATTGACGTAGCAGGTGTCCTGATAATACTCATGATTATTATTGAAATAGCTAATACGGAGCAACAGGTGGAGGACCAATCTGTTGCAGATCCACCCAAAGCAGTACTGTGGGCTGTGAAGAATCAATCAGTAGTAGTAGTAATGAAGGATGTGAAGAATCCATCAAATGCTGAAGATGCTGATCTACTTAAGGTGCCAATATATATCGATGATTTGGAGAGTCAATTATCTGCAGATGCAAATAAACAGAAAGTGGCACTACAAATTGATGGTAAGAACGAAACCTGA